Proteins encoded within one genomic window of Thermoproteales archaeon:
- a CDS encoding matrixin family metalloprotease, producing the protein MKMRKIIVALLIAVLLAVILPACTPYKVKVLALSGEKSLPLSSDPSINIIGAIWSRTSLTVLIVRPSWLGDNFLEAAIKAFKVWDKALESFGNSYGFAYLSKFNFEVTVLGYRRPGYDIVVEFSSDVVKPGGEIGLATVKYYDGKISQVDILLYVQTTSGKLSPRDLFNVALHEIGHALGLDHSSNKETLNGPELMYPTYSYPGIELRPSTLDAYAIAEIYAWLKTGKFQAPTVSSVSLPASIPYRMLLYYKVKVYSEYGQVLGGGWYLEGAVAKISLLSPIVDLGSGIRAVFDKWSGYITSSKPSIEIVVKEDIELYALWKIQYYVNITTQVSRTNVVSGWYDAGEVLNISIIDTLVYLDEWTRYVFDHWSGSIECANASLKVKVDKPLNLIAEWRIEYRVELTTLYSSLVTAPGWYPNGSIIEVGVRDDIIDFGNYTRLRLKGWNGTLILGKPIAELVVTQPLQLEAVWVREYLIRLSSKYGESWEKWLPLGCRIELKLNITLIDHGNYTRRLFSHWIIENKSITDRPLQIVIDKPYTIKVAWDVEYFVHIKAVDMDGQLIQARICLNETSIDVEAQGIYLWLKRGVFIVSNASYKNYVNVSSFQVFFSKEEIRQSWVECEPASSKLSIVKPGNYTIKLLVWNVEFRTVDFIGVPSPFYSILIDRLYMPDFDGFLLKTKLPSGDLNLEIFLFGLKIGEQSVYVDSSGIYYVRVPLSPYLVIALILAFAIYRSFRHKKENNNFIVKRLLF; encoded by the coding sequence GTGAAAATGAGAAAAATCATTGTAGCCCTCCTTATAGCTGTTTTGTTAGCTGTAATTCTCCCAGCCTGCACTCCGTATAAAGTAAAAGTTTTAGCCTTATCTGGAGAAAAATCTCTTCCATTATCTAGCGATCCTTCGATAAATATCATCGGCGCGATTTGGAGCAGAACAAGCTTAACAGTTTTAATAGTTAGGCCAAGCTGGCTTGGAGATAACTTTCTCGAAGCCGCAATTAAAGCTTTCAAAGTATGGGATAAAGCCTTGGAATCTTTTGGAAACTCCTATGGCTTCGCGTATTTATCCAAGTTCAATTTCGAAGTTACTGTTTTAGGATATAGGAGACCGGGCTATGACATAGTGGTAGAATTTAGCAGCGATGTTGTAAAGCCTGGGGGAGAAATTGGATTAGCAACCGTAAAATATTATGATGGAAAAATCTCCCAAGTCGACATTCTCCTATACGTGCAGACAACCTCTGGGAAGCTGTCTCCACGAGATTTGTTCAATGTAGCATTGCACGAGATAGGTCATGCTCTAGGCCTAGACCATTCAAGCAATAAGGAAACTTTAAACGGTCCAGAGTTGATGTATCCTACTTATTCATATCCAGGAATTGAATTAAGACCTTCAACGTTGGACGCTTATGCCATCGCCGAGATCTACGCTTGGCTTAAAACGGGGAAATTTCAAGCACCTACGGTTTCTTCTGTAAGCTTGCCGGCTAGCATTCCTTATAGAATGCTGTTATATTACAAGGTAAAAGTATACTCGGAGTATGGACAAGTTCTAGGCGGGGGCTGGTACTTGGAGGGGGCTGTCGCGAAAATATCTCTGCTTTCTCCGATAGTGGATTTGGGTTCTGGTATTAGAGCAGTTTTCGATAAATGGTCTGGATATATAACCTCGAGCAAGCCCAGCATCGAGATCGTCGTAAAGGAAGATATCGAGCTTTACGCGCTTTGGAAAATACAGTATTATGTTAACATAACAACTCAAGTATCGAGGACTAACGTTGTTTCTGGATGGTATGATGCGGGAGAAGTATTGAACATAAGCATTATAGACACGCTTGTATACTTAGATGAATGGACTAGATACGTTTTTGACCATTGGAGTGGGAGTATAGAATGCGCTAATGCCAGTTTAAAGGTTAAAGTTGATAAGCCGCTAAATTTGATAGCAGAATGGAGGATAGAGTATAGAGTTGAGTTGACAACGCTTTACTCTAGCCTTGTAACAGCTCCAGGCTGGTATCCCAACGGTTCTATAATTGAGGTTGGAGTAAGAGACGATATTATAGATTTCGGAAATTATACAAGGTTAAGATTGAAGGGATGGAATGGAACCTTAATCTTGGGAAAACCAATTGCTGAACTGGTTGTTACTCAGCCTTTACAACTCGAGGCCGTGTGGGTAAGGGAATACCTGATCAGGTTGAGCTCTAAATATGGGGAAAGCTGGGAGAAGTGGTTACCTCTTGGTTGCAGAATCGAGCTAAAACTTAATATTACACTAATAGATCATGGCAATTACACTAGGAGACTTTTCAGCCACTGGATTATCGAAAACAAGTCTATAACCGATCGTCCATTGCAAATAGTAATCGATAAGCCATATACTATAAAAGTGGCATGGGATGTAGAATATTTCGTCCACATAAAAGCTGTAGACATGGATGGACAGCTTATCCAAGCGAGAATTTGCTTGAATGAAACAAGCATTGACGTGGAAGCTCAAGGGATTTATTTATGGTTGAAGAGAGGAGTTTTCATAGTTTCCAATGCCTCATATAAAAACTATGTAAATGTTTCTAGCTTCCAAGTCTTCTTCTCAAAGGAAGAAATAAGACAAAGCTGGGTTGAATGCGAGCCTGCAAGCAGCAAATTGTCAATAGTTAAACCTGGAAACTACACTATCAAACTACTTGTATGGAACGTCGAGTTCAGAACAGTCGATTTTATAGGCGTCCCGTCGCCATTTTACAGTATATTAATAGACCGCCTGTACATGCCTGACTTCGATGGTTTTCTGCTGAAAACAAAACTTCCGTCTGGCGATTTAAATCTTGAAATATTCCTTTTCGGCTTAAAAATCGGCGAACAAAGCGTATACGTGGACAGCAGCGGCATTTACTATGTTCGAGTACCCTTAAGCCCATATTTAGTAATTGCTTTAATACTAGCCTTCGCTATATATAGAAGCTTTCGACATAAAAAAGAAAATAACAACTTTATAGTTAAACGCTTGTTATTTTGA